The following coding sequences lie in one Deltaproteobacteria bacterium genomic window:
- a CDS encoding DUF3261 domain-containing protein: MALLVGAGCRPRPDMPALPPAVHAGMGPAFVARQVVVAAHAGRRDSLHAVLQYDGQALVLVGLTPMQTKAFSFAQRGREIEVAGAMAIPVPPAAVLLDIHRAYFERPTCPRADGWTRRRTPSGRIDELWGAGMLLERVWGSHRALRRRRPDRVRWRGGLRAEPVTADGTPRVPDVVIEHPMLDLRLEIHTVDVVPLPAKVP, translated from the coding sequence GTGGCCCTGCTGGTGGGCGCCGGTTGTCGCCCGCGCCCCGACATGCCCGCCCTGCCGCCCGCCGTGCACGCCGGCATGGGCCCCGCCTTCGTCGCGCGTCAGGTGGTCGTGGCCGCGCACGCCGGTCGTCGCGACAGCCTCCACGCGGTGCTGCAGTACGATGGGCAGGCCTTGGTGCTCGTGGGTCTCACACCCATGCAGACCAAGGCGTTCTCGTTCGCCCAGCGAGGTCGCGAGATCGAGGTCGCAGGGGCCATGGCGATCCCGGTGCCGCCTGCTGCGGTGTTGCTCGACATCCACCGCGCGTACTTCGAGCGGCCCACCTGCCCGCGGGCCGACGGGTGGACGCGACGACGAACCCCGAGCGGTCGAATCGACGAGCTATGGGGCGCTGGGATGCTGTTGGAGCGGGTCTGGGGATCGCATCGCGCGCTCCGACGACGGCGTCCGGATCGCGTGCGCTGGCGCGGTGGCCTGCGGGCCGAGCCGGTCACCGCCGATGGGACGCCGCGCGTCCCCGATGTCGTGATCGAACATCCCATGCTCGATCTGCGGCTCGAGATCCACACCGTCGACGTGGTCCCGCTGCCCGCGAAGGTGCCGTGA
- a CDS encoding VOC family protein codes for MTVYADAARVVNPACPPERIRPTMQGAFVHLELHTDDTAAAKAFYAELFGWNYTDVPMGDSTYTMIATSKEPGGGMQYKGMPDAPTMWLPYITVEDVHETVAKARSAGAEVIVEYMEAPGFGAGAIMRDPTGATFGVWRAFQMAAEPPAPVKAEKPAKPAKPAKVEKPAKPAKVEKPAKPAKAEKPAKVEAPAKAEKPAAKTSAKKVAAKAEKPAAKTSAKKVAAKAEKPAAKTSAKKVAAKAEKPAAKPEKAPAKTPAKPEKAPAKTPAKPEKAPAKTPAKPEKAPAKTPAKPEKAPAKTPAKPEKAPAKPVAKKAAAKPVAKKKGKR; via the coding sequence GTGACCGTTTACGCCGACGCGGCGCGCGTAGTAAACCCTGCCTGCCCGCCCGAAAGGATCCGACCCACGATGCAAGGCGCATTTGTCCACCTCGAGCTCCACACCGACGACACCGCCGCCGCCAAGGCGTTCTACGCCGAGCTGTTCGGTTGGAACTACACCGATGTGCCGATGGGCGACTCGACGTACACGATGATCGCGACGTCGAAGGAGCCCGGCGGTGGCATGCAGTACAAGGGCATGCCCGACGCGCCCACGATGTGGCTGCCGTACATCACGGTCGAGGACGTGCACGAGACCGTCGCCAAGGCCCGCAGTGCCGGCGCCGAGGTGATCGTCGAGTACATGGAGGCGCCCGGTTTCGGTGCCGGTGCGATCATGCGAGATCCGACCGGCGCGACCTTCGGAGTCTGGCGCGCGTTCCAGATGGCCGCCGAGCCCCCCGCGCCGGTGAAGGCGGAGAAGCCCGCGAAGCCCGCGAAGCCCGCGAAGGTGGAGAAGCCCGCGAAGCCCGCGAAGGTGGAGAAGCCCGCGAAGCCCGCGAAGGCGGAGAAGCCCGCGAAGGTCGAGGCGCCCGCGAAGGCGGAGAAGCCGGCCGCGAAGACCAGCGCGAAGAAGGTCGCCGCGAAGGCGGAGAAGCCGGCCGCGAAGACCAGCGCGAAGAAGGTCGCCGCGAAGGCGGAGAAGCCGGCCGCGAAGACCAGCGCGAAGAAGGTCGCCGCGAAGGCGGAGAAGCCGGCCGCGAAGCCGGAGAAGGCGCCCGCGAAGACGCCGGCGAAGCCGGAGAAGGCGCCCGCGAAGACGCCGGCGAAGCCGGAGAAGGCGCCCGCGAAGACGCCGGCGAAGCCGGAGAAGGCGCCCGCGAAGACGCCGGCGAAGCCGGAGAAGGCGCCCGCGAAGACGCCGGCGAAGCCGGAGAAGGCGCCCGCGAAGCCGGTGGCGAAGAAGGCCGCGGCGAAGCCGGTGGCGAAGAAGAAGGGCAAGCGCTAG